In a single window of the Penaeus monodon isolate SGIC_2016 chromosome 3, NSTDA_Pmon_1, whole genome shotgun sequence genome:
- the LOC119586205 gene encoding uncharacterized protein LOC119586205 translates to MSHSSSMLLTLAFVLPMLTLVSGFVSSLSVGDEKGARDSKFIFTLVKFPNVMCGSGIDSGTCVTGAECTARGGSVVGSCAKGYGVCCKVTLTGCGGTVTRNNTLVLSTDYPSYYNEAKTCEYKVKFDDSAGNICHIRYQHISNVLVGPSSVGMVLLLFGSVSDGSSVSSWSVSDSSSST, encoded by the exons ATGTCGCACAGTTCCTCAATGTTGCTGACGCTCGCCTTTGTGCTGCCGATGCTGACGTTGGTCTCTGGGTTCGTCAGCAGCTTGTCAGTAGGCGATGAAAAAGGAGCCAGGGATAGCAAGT TTATTTTCACCTTAGTCAAGTTTCCGAACGTGATGTGTGGCTCCGGCATCGACTCCGGCACCTGCGTCACGGGCGCCGAATGCACGGCCAGGGGGGGCAGCGTCGTCGGCTCCTGCGCCAAGGGATACGGAGTCTGCTGTAAAG tgaCCCTGACGGGCTGCGGCGGCACCGTCACCCGGAACAACACGCTGGTGCTCTCGACGGACTACCCGAGCTACTACAACGAGGCCAAGACGTGCGAGTACAAAGTGAAGTTCGACGACAGCGCCGGCAACATCTGCCATATCCGGTACCAGCACATTAGCAACGTGCTTGTTGGACCCTCGAGTGTCGgtatggtattgttgttgtttgggtcTGTTAGTGATgggtcttctgtctcttcttggtCTGTTTCCGATTCTTCCTCGTCTACTTAA